The sequence below is a genomic window from Nocardia fluminea.
CAGGGCATGGACACCGCGGGCAAGGGCGGCATCGTGCGGCACGTTATCGGTTCGGTCGACCCGCAAGGCGTCGATCACGCGTCGTTCGGCGTGCCCACCGAGCTGGAGAAGCAGCACGATTTCCTGTGGCGCATCCGCAACAAACTGCCCGCCCACGGTCAGCTCGGCGTCTTCGACCGCTCCCACTACGAGGACGTCCTGGTGGTGCGGGTGCACGACCTCGTACCCCAGGCGGAGTGGGAGCAGCGCTACGACCAGATCAACGCGTTCGAGAAGGAGATCGCCGACGCGGGCACCACCATCGTGAAGGTCGCCATGTTCGTCTCCCTCGACGAGCAGAAGAAGCGGCTGCGCGAACGGCTCGAGCGCCCGGACAAATACTGGAAGTTCAACCCCTCCGACATCACCGAACGCGCGTACTGGCCCGAGTACCAGAAGGCCTACCAGGCCGTTCTCGACCGCACCGATACCGAATACGCGCCCTGGCACGTGCTGCCCTCGGACAACAAGTGGTACGCGCGGCTGGCGGTCACCGAGTTGCTGATCGCCGCGCTGGCCCAGCTGGAACTCGACTGGCCACCGGCCGACTTCGACATCGCCGAGCAGTTGCGCCGGCTCGACGAGTCCTGACCGCGAGCGCGACGAGCATTGCGGAAACTCTCAGGTTCGGCCCGCATGATGTTCCCGGTGGGGAGCCAACGAGCGAAAGGCGTGTGACGACGGTGAGCACGGGCAAGAGTCCCTCGGGCAAGAATCCGCTGGCGGCGGCCGAGGCGGCCGACAAGAAGCGCAAGATTGCGATCCAGGTGGGCGTCGCCGCCGTCCTGGTGGCGCTCGTCGCGGCCA
It includes:
- a CDS encoding polyphosphate kinase 2 family protein: MAKQWTETADIALRADGQRVADLDTSSTPGFDGGKRLGKELLAERALVLSVLQEKLFAHGRTGGQRSVLLILQGMDTAGKGGIVRHVIGSVDPQGVDHASFGVPTELEKQHDFLWRIRNKLPAHGQLGVFDRSHYEDVLVVRVHDLVPQAEWEQRYDQINAFEKEIADAGTTIVKVAMFVSLDEQKKRLRERLERPDKYWKFNPSDITERAYWPEYQKAYQAVLDRTDTEYAPWHVLPSDNKWYARLAVTELLIAALAQLELDWPPADFDIAEQLRRLDES